The following nucleotide sequence is from Halapricum desulfuricans.
TCTCGATGCCGTTGAACTCGTCGGGGCTGATCTCGGTCATCGTCACTTCGATCAGCCGCGACTCCTCGTCGGGGGTGAGCCCCTCTTCGAGGATCACGATGTTGCCCTCACGGACGCCGTCGAGGATCATCCGGATCTTCTCCATGCTGGTCAGCCCCTCCATGCGCTGGGCGCTGATCATGTCGATCTGGACGCCATCAGTGTCGTCTGGTGTCTTGACTTCTGCCATCGTGATCACCCGAAGTACTCCGCGATCTTGCCGTAGACCTCGTCCATGTTGTCGCCTTCCAGCGCGGAGAGGGGCACCGTCTCGTGCTGGGGGAAGGCGTTCCGGATCCGCTTGACGGAGGAGTCCTCGAGGTCGATCTTGTTCGCGAAGATCAGCACGGGCAGATCCTGGCTCTCGATGATGCCGATCAACATCGTGTTGACCTGCGTGAACGGGTCCTCGGCGCTGTCGAGGACGTAGATCACGCCGTCGACGTCCTCGCGAAGCCAGTGCATGGCCTCGGCGACGCCTTCAGTCGCCTCGCGGGAACGACGGACAGCGTCTTCCTTTTCCATGTCGTGATCGAGAAACTCGGTGTAGTCGACTTTCGTCGTCACGCCGGGCGTGTCGACGATGTCGATCGAGACGGACTTGCCGTTCCGTTCGATCTCGACGTTCTCTTTCCGACGGGCGCGTCGCGTCTCGTGGGGAATGTGACTCTCCGGTCCGACGGCGTCGCCGTGTTCCGTC
It contains:
- a CDS encoding DUF2073 domain-containing protein, translating into MAEVKTPDDTDGVQIDMISAQRMEGLTSMEKIRMILDGVREGNIVILEEGLTPDEESRLIEVTMTEISPDEFNGIEIESYPQSDDDGGSFLGRLMGKDSTPKKLTVIGPADQIETLHKDETLISALVSRN
- a CDS encoding Era-like GTP-binding protein, giving the protein MGLLTGLRDSISRAAASLFSEQDPKRIGIYGPPNAGKTTLANRIVRDWTEHGDAVGPESHIPHETRRARRKENVEIERNGKSVSIDIVDTPGVTTKVDYTEFLDHDMEKEDAVRRSREATEGVAEAMHWLREDVDGVIYVLDSAEDPFTQVNTMLIGIIESQDLPVLIFANKIDLEDSSVKRIRNAFPQHETVPLSALEGDNMDEVYGKIAEYFG